A window of Malania oleifera isolate guangnan ecotype guangnan chromosome 2, ASM2987363v1, whole genome shotgun sequence genomic DNA:
aagtattagtgatggttcccaaatccgtcactaataagggactaatattgacgaatctacaaattcgtcactaatattgtaaaataattttttttttaataaaaaagtattagtgacaactcCCAAATCCATAATTAATAAGgagataatagtgacgaatcttcaaattcattactaatattgtgaaataaattttttttatttcttttaaataaaagaagtattagtgatggtttccaaatccatcactaataagggactaatagtgatgaatctacaaattcgttactaatattgtgaattttttttttcaataaaagaagtattagtaacggctcctaaatccgtcactaataaggggctaatagtgacgaattttcaattcgtcactaatattgtgaaataaatttttattttattttttaaaataatagtagtgatggttatttattcgtcactaataagtgtcttttagtgatggaattaattcgtcactaatactgcagaAATCGTCGTTAATATTTTTCCGAGATAATTTCTGCGCAAAAAATATTTTCCCGcgatattttctgatttttagtgacgaaactattagtgatagtttcaaatccgtcactagtagtttcgttactaaaaaccagttttcttgTAGTGAGTAGGGTAGTATaatttttacttgctttcctatGGTTGGTTATATTTCACCCAtgcaaaatatcatctttttatcttttttttttttttttttacacaagaCATTAATAAACTGGTTGAGAAAAGGTTTACAATTGCACAGTTTAGTCCCTGCAGATCGATACTTGatttccccactttctactaaacttgagaatagttaggttttataaatattatttttggtagttaagaacccaaaccttggcaagcctaccaattACTAGCCGTTTTATAGCCATTGGGCTAATATAttaattgtttactttgaaaactagtcatttataGTCGTTGGGGCTAGAATCCTGACGCAAACCGTCAACTATTTACCCCAAATGGTCGACTGTTTACCCCCAAACCATTGACTATTTGACTATATTTGTTCATTATCGAAACCTTCTCATCTGTGAAagtcttcaacatgaaagttatgagaTTTTTTTTAGCTTTCCGTAGATACCAAGATTGCACTTTTTGGAGTCTTCTAgtaaaagttatgctccaaatactgaagggtgctcaGGAAATTCGAGAAAAGAATTTGAGTGGTACATAAATGagattttaaacccaaccaagaccaagtctttaaaagattataacactaatatgatataaaatttgtcccatataaaaatacatttgattaaaggatatttttataaaactcttattttaactttgaaaactcataagtactgaACCTATGACTTGGCGATATCCTATGTACTCTTGcgaactagtatgcacatgcaatttactcaactcttactcaatgATCTTGAGTGAAACAATATCGCAAGAGTTACAGTAGTTCCTACCTCAAAACACTTGCTATTATATTATGACTTTGTTGGATGTGTTTGAGTTCTTCTGAGAGAGTGTCCACCTTTATCTTTACTACTCGAATGTCCACTCGGtttgatctttgcatttgatccaGTACCTTTATGTATTTTTGTCACTTGTGCCTATACTAACTTGATCTGCAAAGATATATTAAATTTAGAACTACAAgttaggttaatatcatcaaaacacattaaatatgattatatagccactaaggctaacaataaGTCTTCCTAATTAAGGGCAAAAAATGGAATAATGGTCCTAATGTTATCAATTAAGCTCAATTGCTAAAATAATGTGCATAACTTGGTTTTTAAtccaaattaaaataataaataaatacatttaacacctaattatgcaattttgaCACTTAATCACAGCTACCTTAACTATAGAGGCTAAGTTTAGTGCTTGTTATGAGGCAACATGTCAGACTTCGTGGTTTTGGGATTTCATTAGAAGACTTTATATGGTTCATTCTATCATGAGACCGTTActaatatataatgataatactacTGTTGTTAGTTTCTCTTTGAACAACAAGAGTTTTTCATAGTCAAAATATGTATACATCAAATATTTGTTAGTTATAGAAAATATCATGTATAAACAGAGTCACATTGAGCATATAGCCACAGAGCAGATGATAGCAGATCCACTAAGGAATTGACCCCTAAAATCTTTCGAAAGCATGTGACTAGCATGGGTTTAGTTGAGACCCTTTGGTGTATTTGAGTTAGTAGGAGTGCATTATAATGACGAACGACAATTATGCCTTTATGATTGTATTATtcataataacaataaaattgaTCAATTTAATAATTGCTAGCTATGATGTGTGCATACTTATGTAAATTGATATGGTCACACTAtgaattatatatgtatttgttgAGACATTTGTTTGGTCTCATTTATGAAATGTTGAGATTGTAGTATCATTATAATGAAATTGGagacatttttattttatattaatctCGATTAAATACTTTGATGGAAGCCTCATTTATGTAATATAGAGACATTATGGTTTAGTATGATAATATTATTATGGGCCTTAAAACACTAGTCCATAGGGCGGTATTGTGTATGGGTCTTGTTTGCAAAAGGAACTTATGATGGGTAGAGTTTTTTGTTTTTCATATACTAATATATAAACAACCGGGAGAGGTCCTGCTTTCACCCTAGGACAAGTGTACTCTCCATCAAAGTCACATATCGAAATAGGGAAGAAGGCAATTGTCTCCCCTCGAAACTATGTAGAATATTTAGAACATATTATGTAGGACTCCACCATGGTATCCATGCATGGTGCAATGTACATAGTTGTGGAATCCTAAACTAATTTCATGTCTATGTGCCTAATTTGAGTAAATGCGCATTATACAGATTACTGTTAGTAATTTAAAATGTTGTTGAGTAAAGAATTTAAGATGAAGGATATTGGTTCTACAAGAAAGGTCCTTTGGATGGAAAtttagaaagataagaaaaaaaatataagctTTGGGTTTTTAAAAGAATTATACAAAGAAGACGTTGGTGAGGTTTAGCATAAGTTATGCCAAGTCTGTGTCTACCCCATTAATTAGTAAATCATTTTAGATTATTTTTTGCACAATATCAATAATCAGAAAAGGATGCATGTGAAAGAGATATCGAGAGTACCATATGCCAATGTGTGGAATGTTTGATGTATGCCATTGTTTGTACTTGTCTATATCTTGCACAATTAGTTAGTATGCATGTTACACAACCATATATGGAAAATACAGACTAAGAGCATTGCAGAGCTTTGAAATGGGCCCTGATCAAGTGGAAGGATGCAAAAccttttttaataaattttaatacctTGCAAGATTCTACTTAATTGAAGGGTTCATTGACGGAGACTATACATGTAGGAGATTAGATGATAAAAGGTCCACCACAAGTTATGTTCATTCTATGGTAGGTAGACCTATTTGCTAGAAATCCATGTTCAAGTTAGTTATTGCATTGTCTACCATATAAATAGAATATATATTAGTGACAGAGGTTGCTAAGGATGCTCAATAGCTGAACGGATTAGAAGTTGAACTTGACATAAGATAGTATACTATTCATCTATATTATGAAAGTAAATGTCATACACTTAAAGATGGACATGGTCCATTATGTTAAGACAAAGTATACTGCAGTAGAGATAAAAAGATACACACTGATTGCTATTGGTGAGATTCAACTGGTTAAGGTAACTACGTAATGGCAAATGCCATAGATATGTTGATGGAAAGTGGTTACTAAAGAAAATTCTTGAattacttgaacttaattattaCCACATGCTTTTTATTAGCTGctaaattagtattttaaaagTTTAGGTGGAGGTATAGGTCCAAACTAAGGAGTAAATATTTGCTAAGGTGGAAAAATCTTAGACGTAGCACACTATCAAACTAGATAAatcattatattttattttttttttctattttttttttgatttgttATGTGGGCGTGAATAATCTTAGGATCACTAATTGCACGAATAAAATTAGACACAACCGCGCCCCTTTGATTAAGGAAAAGAATTTGTTCACCGTATACATAATTGTGGTCCAGATTAAATAATAAAACAGAGGGGCTGGGCTTGATCATAACTTAATCCCTTCttccattaaaaaaataaaaagttaaaaagGAGGATAAAGCACAATAATTCCCATATTTATGCGAATCAATAGGGAAGATAAAGTAAGTTCTTGGCCACTCTATGCAACTTTTGGAACGTATTAGTATTCCTATAGGAGCTCCCTAACTAATAAGATAATAATGTGCAATCAATGTGGATCTTTAATTACCACCATGCATGTCCCATcccaatatatatgtatattataacAGCAAAGACCCAAAGTTAATTAACAGATGCCAATTTTGACTCCATTCTTTTTTATATTCCACTGTTATATCATGACAATTCAGTCCAGGCTACCTCATGACTTTTTCTactattattactttttttttttttctaaaaaacaaaAAGCAAAGACAACCAAAAAACTACTTTTAATATATATCACATGAACTCTCCAACGACAATGTATATAATTTGTAGTCCATTAATGATACAATTAAAACTAAAAGAAATAATGCACATTAACGCACACAGTACCCATACATGCACATGCATGCCACTCTGGACGGACAgcatatgcatatacatatacatagatGCATGCAGGTTGACAAAATAAACTATCACCCAACTGATCAAGCTGCAATGCATTATGCATGCAGCTGGAGCTTTATTTCAACGCATTTTTTCAACTGACAATTAACCAAGACTGCAAACGTCGATCCCCAGCTTCTTTTTTTCCACTCagcatgcaatatatatatatatatatatatatatatatagagagagagagagagagagagagagagagagagagagggatggtCAGTGGAAGTCGTCAAAAGATTTGAGGAATCCAAGAGCAATATCCTTGGCTTTCTCAGGCGGAGGCACAGTGGGAGTGAGGGGCTCATACTCAGCCGTCCACTCCGCAATACACTGCTGTGCTTCTTCTCCTTCCATAAGTTGCTGAAGGGGAGTGAAAGAGAAGGTCACCCTGTATGGATCATACATGCTGCGCAGCTCTCCTCCCACCACGCTATACGTCACCGACCGCCCCCTCTCCACCATCTCTATCTTCTCCGTTGATTCTTTCACATAAGTGCACACAgctgcacacgcacacacaaacaTATCGATGAGATTTTATATAAAAAGTCTATATTAATTTATCAATAGCCATGTGTTgataaatatatatgaatttgagAAGCAATGTGTTGACTAAACTCACTCCAAGTATGTCAATAAATTAAATGAGGTGTTTCACACTAATAGCAAATGCGTGAGGGAGTCCCAggagcatgtgtgtgtgtgtgtgtatatatataactgaaaatcaaaaccctaaaatactttCTGTTGATAACATAATTGGTATATATTTTTACGGACCTAACCTTACTCCAAGACCAGGTAATTTGTTGTTGTttctcattttttatatttttatgttccAATCCTAAGACATATCACTAGATAATTCTcctatattttattaaaatgtaTGACCAATTAGTTAATTATCTAGGAAGCTGCAGCGTGCGTTCTTTCAAACTgcaagcaaataaataaatatatatatatatatatatatatatatatatatatatatatatatagatgattACTGAAGCTTTCTCTCAGTTGCAATAATCAGGCAGCTAGCTTGTCATCAATCAGGTAGAGTACTGAAATAATAAATAGTGCATGATTGGATGGAAATTAATCATTTAGGAACTGACATGTGCGCATTATGAAGTGCCAAACACTATTTATTAATTCCATTTAAAATGTATGCACgtgtctttatttttaaaattctttttattGGCAAGTGGCAGGAAACAGTCCGACAGTTTTGGTTTTCTTCCTTTTTCATCACCATCTAATTTTTATTGAAGCGTGACGTTTTTGTTCAAAACAAATAAAGGGAATATTCCCATGCTGGAAGTGGGGAAGTATGAAGGCCCCGTTTGGTTAGGGTTTCGGACAAATAcaaattttttgtattttgaaGTACCGTATTGAATCATCAAACTTAAATTTatttagatttgaataaaatataacataaatttgtattaatttcattcaaatataagtttaaatttaaaatttgaaatctatgCTATCAAAGATAGTGTTGGAGAACATAAATTTCAAATGAAATTtggatttatgtaaatttaaatgtAACTTATCAATACAATTTCGTGCTATATATATTTTAACTAAATTCAAAcaaatttcctaaaaatataggATAACATCGCATTTGAGAAAATGGATTTCACagcttagatttgaatttggataGGTTTGAACAAGTTTCaatgcaattttatattacatcttatccaaatccataGAAATAAAAATCTAAGGCTTCTCCTAAATATTGAATAAGTTTTTTCAAAAAACCACTTTTCAAAAACATCTCCAAAATTACTAGGTTTTAGGAACTGATTTTAAAGTGTTTCTTTTGTTTTCAGTATAGCTTTTCAAATACAATAAGAACATAATAGGACATGGAGTACAAACTGATGtcttaataatagtaatagtaataataataattattattatatatatacacatatatagtGTACGAAAGAAAAAGGACCAGCTGGTAATATTGTTGTAATAACAGCATGCACGGTGAGTGGGAGTGCCGAGGGTGATTCAATATGAAAGAACAATTAAATAAGCAGCTCAAGTCAGAAGTCAAACAAATCAGAAACTTTAATCATACACATCCTAATGAAACTACACACAAGCTGGAGTGACCCTCCATCCATTTTAACCatgctgatatatatatatatattgttgatcgatttcaaaattaattcactGGAGCAGGGcagggtgtgtgtgtgtgtgtatatatatatatatatatatatatatatatctgtatatatatttgtatgtatcaTAAGAAATTAGGATCAGTTGGCTAAAAGCATGCGGCTTTTAAACCGCTCCACGCATATGTAAAACTATGTACGTACCCCGGCCTCTTAGTTCACCAGCTCGTGACAGCAGCTGGATTACTACTACTCTACCTACCAACTGATGCATCCATgactttttaattaattaattaattctagTTAGAACAACTCCTTTATATACAATTAAGGTGACTGgtgaatgagagagagagagagagagagagagagggagagatataTACCGGGGCCAAGCTTGAACTTCCGGAGACTGCCAGGGCTGCCATCACCATGGGTGTATTCGGCACGGGCGAGCATTTGTGGATTTATTTTGCTCATGATCTCATTGTCCCTATATATTTCCCATGCTCTCTCCGCCCTCATGTTTAACACCACTTTTCCCTTCATCTTCctcatcaatctctctctctctctctctctctctctctctctcctggcTTGCTTTGTTACAGGGGAGAGAggtatacttatatatatagtaaaatacGCTATATAGGACGAACTAGGACCTACATTCAGGATTCCCTCCTTTCAATAATGCAGACAATAAAATATGAATGCTCAgatcaagctctctctctctctctctctctctctcttctactttattattattattatgttcgTGGCTGGCATGATTTTTCATTGTTGAAAGTCCGAAAATTTTTACGAAGTGTATGAtgtaacattattattattattattattattattataaaatacgCCCCTAGCTGGGGCCTCTGTCTCCCTCAATCTGAGGAATATATGATTGGTGGCTTCGGCATTTTTGACCTCTAGCCATAACAGCATACCCAATAATTAAAAAGCAAAGCATACCCAATAATTAATTCATTTGGAACTTATCAGAAGTTAAAAAGCACATGTCAATCTCTCAAgtcctcatatatatatatatatatatatatatatatatatatatagagagagagagagagagagagagagagaccagcaGTTCAGTTCTGCTAGCTGCATCCACATTAATACTAACTGGACAACACTTCTTTCCTCCCTCTTTCCTATATATGCTCTAAATAAATTAAACACATCTTCCATTAACAGTTTTAATAAACAAAAacttattaatttatattatttaatcACATCACATTTTAGAATGAATTTAAAGAAATATTAGACCAAATTGAGTGTACTAAAAAAActgtaatatacatatacataattactTCTCCAAAATATAACATGATTAGGCAAGCTAATTAAATTATAATTCTCCTGTAAGACGTATATCTTTCGAAAGACTAATTATAAACCTCATGAGACATTAACAACCTCCtgatttcattcaacatgtattGACTTAAGCTACCTCAATTATCCACCCCCTCCAAGCAAACTGCAATAAATTATTATTCATTTTaatcttacattttttttttatgtttagttACAAGGAAAGTGAGAATAAAGTATCAAGTAAATCAACAAACAAAAGTTCAAATTTATACATCGTTTAC
This region includes:
- the LOC131148235 gene encoding MLP-like protein 423 — protein: MRKMKGKVVLNMRAERAWEIYRDNEIMSKINPQMLARAEYTHGDGSPGSLRKFKLGPAVCTYVKESTEKIEMVERGRSVTYSVVGGELRSMYDPYRVTFSFTPLQQLMEGEEAQQCIAEWTAEYEPLTPTVPPPEKAKDIALGFLKSFDDFH